The genomic DNA GATTGACGAGGCGCTGCGAGGCGGGGAAGGTCACGTAGGCTGAGGCCATGGGACTGTCCACCGGGCGCGGAGGCAGAGGATTGAGCGCGGAGCGAGCGGTGGGGTCCGGTGCGTCGCGCGACACGCTCCTGCTCTACTGTCCGTACGACCGACGCATCACGCGGCATATGCGTAGAGGGCTGCGTGGGGATGTTGCCTGCATCGAATGCGGGCGCAAGATCGACGTCGGCGCGGCCGAGCATGCGGGGACGATCGCGCCGCTCCAGCCAGAGCGGCCGTTGGCATCACCGCGTCGCGCGCGGGTGCGCCGGTTGCCGCTCTGGCGGCGGCGCGCGCCGTCCTACTGGGTACCCTTCGCCCTCGTCGCGCTGGTGACCACCGTCGCCGCGGCGTCTCTGGTGACGACGCTCGCCAAGCCGACCGCCGCACCAGCTCGGACGACCCCGTCAGCGACGTCCGCTTCGGCATCCGCGGCCGAGCCCGCGCTGGACGTGCAGGCTTCGACATCCTCCGGAGAGACCACGATCGCTGGCACGGAGATCCACGTAGCCAACACGGGCGGCGTCGGGGCCTACGTCCGCCGCACCCCGGACATGAACGATCGGATTCGCGCCTGGCGCGACGGCACCGCGCTGACTGTCCTTGGGCCCGATACGACCGCCAACGGCATCGAGTGGAAGCACGTCGAGGACCCGGCCGGGAACCAGGGCTGGATCCCGGCTCAGTACACCACGCACTAACGGCCGAGGTCGCCCGCTATAATTCATCGTCCGCACGCATGGCAAGCCCTGTACGTGCGTACTCCGCACGCATCCTGGAGGACCTTGTGCCCACGTACGTCTACCGGTGTGACCAGTGTGGCGGGGAGATCGAGAAACGACAGCGGTTCAGCGACGAGCCGCTGAGCGTCTGCGAAAGCTGTGGCGGCGCCCTTCGCCGCGTGCTGCAGCCGGTCGGCGTGATCTTCCGGGGCAGCGGCTTCTACTCCACCGACTACCGCAACGGCAGCGCCACGACACAGGCGGAGTCCAAGACCGACTCCGCCCCGGAAGCATCGGGCTCCGACGGGCAGAAAGCCGCCGAACCTTCCTCCAGCAGCGCCACCACGGCGCCGAGCAGCTCGGGCTCGGCCCCTCCAGCGGCAACCAGCGCATCCAAGACCGATTGACCCACGGCGCCACGTCCGGTTCCTGACGCGATGCGGGCCGTCTGCCAGAGAGTGACGCACGCCCGCGTCCGCGTGGACGGCGAGATCATCGGGGAGATCGGCCTCGGCTGGTGCGTCCTGCTGGGCATCGGCCATGACGACGACGAGCGGACGGCCGTGCAATTGGTCGACCGGATTGTCGGCCTCCGGGCGTTTCCCGACGAGGATGGCCGCATGGCTCGCTCCGCGGCCGACGTGGGCGCCGAATTCCTCGTGATCAGCCAGATTACGCTCCACGCGGACCTTTCGCGCGGGCGGCGTCCCAGCTTCACACAGGCGGCACGGCCCGAAGTCGCGGCCGCGCTATTCGAGCGCTTCGTCGCGCTCCTCCGCGAGCGGGGCTTCACCGTGGCGACGGGTCGATTCGGCGCAATGATGGACGTCGAGATCCACAACCACGGGCCGGTCACGATCGTCCTATCGACGGATGCCTGGGGGTAACCGGACCTCCATCCGCCGGGGCATAGTGCGTCTAGGCCTTTCGACGGGCACCGGGCGGGCCGTTCGAGGGGCTCAGGGCGATCGGTTTGCTTGCGCGTCACCTTGTTCGGCCACTGGAACCGTGATAGCGTAATCCTGGCGCTCCAAAATCCTCATGCACCTCTGGAGGATGACTGTGCAGCCAACCACCGACAGTTTCGACACGCTCCTCAAGGAGGAGCGACAGTTCGCACCCACCCCCGAGTTCCGCGACCAGGCCCACGTTCGCGACACAGCCATCTACCAGCGGGCATCCGACCATCTCGAGGAGTTCTGGGCTGAGGCGGCGCGCGAGCTGCACTGGTACAAGCCCTGGGATCGCACGCTTGAGTGGAACGCTCCATGGGCGAAGTGGTTCGTCGGGGGGGAGCTGAACGTCTGCTACAACTGCGTGGACCGCCATCTGGCGACCTGGCGTCGCAACAAGGCCGCGATCATCTGGGAAGGCGAAAACGGCGACGAGCGCGTCCTCACCTATCGCGATCTGTATCGGGAAGTGAACCAGGCCGCCGCCGCGCTCCGCTCCTTGGGCGTCCAGAAGGGCGACCGCGTCGCCCTCTACATGCCGATGATCCCGGAGCTTCCGATTGCGATGCTGGCCTGTGCGCGCATCGGAGCCACCCACTCGGTCGTGTTCGGCGGCTTCAGCCCCGAGTCGCTCCGCGACCGGATCAACGACTGCGAGGCAAAGATCGTCATCACGTCCGACGCGGGCTACCGGCGCGGCGGACTCGTGCCGCTCAAGGACAACGTCGACGAGGCGCTCACGGACGCGCCGTCTGTTCAGCACGTCGTCGTGGTTCGGCGCGTGGGCGAATCCGTGCGCGAGGTGAACATGGAAGCGCCTCGCGACATCTGGTGGAATGAGCTGACGGCCCAGCACGAGGGCGCCGTCGTGGAGCCCGAGCGCGTCGACGCCGAGCATCCGCTCTTCATCCTGTACACGTCCGGCACGACGGGCAAGCCCAAGGGCGTCCTCCACACGAGCGCCGGCTATCTCACCGGCACGATGCAGACGACCAAGTGGGTGTTCGACCTGAAGGACGAAGACGTGTACTGGTGCACGGCGGACATCGGCTGGGTGACGGGCCACAGCTATATCGTGTACGGCCCGCTGGCCAATGGCGCGTCGGCAGTCATGTACGAGGGGACGCCCGACTACCCCGACCGTGACCGCTTCTGGCGGATCGTCGAGAAATACGGCGTGACCATTCTGTACACCGCGCCCACCGCGATTCGAACCTTTATGCGGTGGGGCACCGAGTACGTCGAGCGCCACGACTTGAGCAGCCTGCGGCTCCTCGGCACGGTGGGAGAGCCCATCAACCCCGAGGCGTGGATCTGGTACCACGAGCACATCGGGGGCGGGCGCTGCCCGGTGGTCGACACGTGGTGGCAGACCGAGACGGGGATGATCCTCATCACGCCGCTGCCCGGGACGACGACCCTCAAGCCGGGCTCGGCCACGCTGCCGTTCCCGGGGATCGACGCCGACGTCGTCGACGAGAAAGGCGTCGGCGTGGGCCTGGGGCGCGGCGGCTACCTGGTGCTGAAGCGCCCCTGGCCGGCGATGATGCGGACGATCTGGGGAGACCCGGACCGGTACGTGCAGACGTACTGGTCGCGGTTTCCGGGCATGTATCTGACCGGCGACGGCGCTCGACGCGACGAGGACGGCTACTTCTGGCTGATGGGCCGGGTTGACGACGTGCTCAACGTCGCCGGCCACCGCATCGGCACGATGGAGGTCGAGAGCGCGCTGGTGAGCCACCCGTCCGTCGCGGAAGCCGCGGTCATCGGCATCTCCGACGAGATCAAGGGCCAGGCGATCGCGGCCTTCGTCACGCCGCGCATGGGCACAACGGCGAACGACATACTGAAGGACGACCTCCGCCAACACGTCGCCGAGAAGATCGGCCCGATCGCGCGGCCGGACAAGCTCTTCTTCACGCCCGAGCTGCCGAAGACGCGGAGTGCGAAGATCATGCGCCGTCTGCTGCGGGACATTGCCGAGGGGCGCGTCCTGGGGGACACGACAACCCTCGCCGATCCGACCGTGATGGCACAGATCAAGTCCCAGTATGAGGAGCGCGAGGAATAGGCCCGAGCGAAGGGCTCAGGACGAACGGGCTGGTACCGGCCGGCCCTGAAGCGACCAGGAGGAGGCGCTCGTCACCTCCACCGGGACGACGCTTCCGGCGCGTACGTCAACGCTCTCGAAAAAGAGGAGCTTGTTGCTTCGCGTGCGGCCGTACCACTTCCCCTGCCGCGTGCCCTCGACGAGTACGTCCTGGGTCGTGCCGACCAGCGTCTGGTTGATCTCGGTCGCGATTTCGGCCTGAACGCGCTCGACCTCGTGGAGCCGACGCTTCTTCTCGGCCCGGGGAACGTCGTCCTCCCACAGCCGCGCCGACGCGGTCCCTTCCCGGGGCGAGTACATGGCGACGTGGACGACGTCGAACCTGACCCGGCGAAGGAGCGCCAGCGTGTTTTCGAACTGCTGCTCGGTCTCACCGCAAAAGCCAACGATGATGTCCGTCGACAGGCCCAGATTAGGGATTGCCGCCCGCATATCCGCGACCAGGCGCTCATAGAAATCCACCTTGTATCCGCGCGCCATCCGGCGCAGCGTCTCGTCGTCGCCGGCCTGGATCGGCAGGTTCACATCCTCGCAGAGCTTCGGGAGTGCCGCGACCGCGTCGATCAGCTCGCGGTTGAAGTCGACGGGGTACGACGTCAAGAAGCGGATCCGGAGGAGATCGTCGATGTCGCTGAGGTCGGCGCAGAGTTGGCCGAGCGACGTGCCGATGTCCCGCCCATAACGATCGACGATCTGACCGAGGAGCACGACCTCCCGCGTGCCCCGTCGGACCAGCGCTTCAACCTCCCGCCGAATCTCCTGGGGCCGCCGGCTGCGCTCCGCGCCGCGCCGGAACGGGATGATGCAGTAGGTGCATCGGCGGTTACATCCCTGGCTCACCGTGACGGCCTGCGAGACGCCCGAGAAGCGCTCCGCGTCGCTCGGATCGCATCGGTAGCGGTCGTCGAGGTCGAGAAAATCAACGATCTGGTCGCGGACGGGGAGATCGATCTTCGGAGAGATGAATCGGTCGATAAACGGATACTGCCGCGCGAGGGCGCTCACGTCGTCCTCGACCATACAGCCGGCGAGGCCGACGCGCATGCCTGGGCGCGTGGTTTTGATGCGCCGAATGCGCTCGAGCTCGTTGTGCACCTTCACCTGTGCGGCCTGGCGCACCACGCAGCTATAGAGCACGACCGCGTCGGCGTCCTCCACCCGGTCGCACGGCTCGCCGCCGTAGAGCGCCAACTCCTCGCTCGCGCGCCGCGCGTCCGCCGTATTCATCTGGCAGCCGATGGACCAAACGTGAAACCGCACCTAGGCACCCGTGGGAAAGGGTCGAGAAAAAATTATACGTATACTGAAATGCGCGGCCGGCGCGTCTGCACGCGTCGCGCGACACGTGCAGCATCAGCGGGTTTGATGACGGAATTCCAGGTCGTTTCGGAATACGCGCCGACGGGCGATCAGCCCGAGGCGATCGAGCACCTCGTCGAGGGAGTCGAGAAGGGATATCGGGAGCAGACCCTTCTCGGCGTAACAGGGTCGGGCAAGACCTTCACCATGGCCAACGTCATCGCTCGCGTGGGTCGGCCAGCCCTGGTGATTGCCCACAACAAGACGCTGGCGGCCCAGCTCTGCTCGGAGCTGAAGGAGTTTCTCCCCAACAACGCCGTCGAGTACTTCGTCAGCTACTACGACTATTACCAGCCGGAAGCCTATCTTCCCACGACCGACACGTATATCGAAAAGGATTCGTCGCGAAACGACGAGATCGACCGGCTCCGGCACGCCGCGACCAAGGCGCTCTTCGAGCGCCGAGACGTGGTCATCGTGGCCTCGGTTTCCTGCATCTATGGCCTCGGCTCGCCCGAGGAGTACGGGAAAGAGGTCCTGACCCTCCGCAAGGGGGAGACCCGCAAGCGCGACAAAGTGCTGCGCTTCCTGACCGACATCTTCTACGAGCGCAACGACTACAACTTCTCGCGCGGGAAGTTTCGCGTGCGCGGCGATACGCTCGACATCCACCCCGTGGGCCAGGACAGCGCGGTGCGAGTCGAGTTCTGGGGCGACACCATCGACCGCATCACCGAGATCGATCCGCTGACCGGCGAGGTCCTGATGGACCGGACGTCGCTGGACATCTTCCCCGCCAAGCACTTCGTCACGTCCGACGAGAAGCTGCGGATGGCGATCCGAGACATCGAAGAGGAGCTGGAAGAGCGCCTCCGCCAGCTCGAGGCGGACGGGAAGCTGCTGGAGGCCGCGCGGCTTCGGCAGCGGACCCACTTCGACCTCGAGATGCTGCAGGAGGTCGGATTCTGCCACGGCGTGGAGAACTACGCACGGCACCTGACGCGCCGTGAGCCGGGTAGCGCCCCCTGGACCC from Chloroflexota bacterium includes the following:
- a CDS encoding FmdB family zinc ribbon protein; translated protein: MPTYVYRCDQCGGEIEKRQRFSDEPLSVCESCGGALRRVLQPVGVIFRGSGFYSTDYRNGSATTQAESKTDSAPEASGSDGQKAAEPSSSSATTAPSSSGSAPPAATSASKTD
- the dtd gene encoding D-aminoacyl-tRNA deacylase, whose protein sequence is MRAVCQRVTHARVRVDGEIIGEIGLGWCVLLGIGHDDDERTAVQLVDRIVGLRAFPDEDGRMARSAADVGAEFLVISQITLHADLSRGRRPSFTQAARPEVAAALFERFVALLRERGFTVATGRFGAMMDVEIHNHGPVTIVLSTDAWG
- the acs gene encoding acetate--CoA ligase, with amino-acid sequence MQPTTDSFDTLLKEERQFAPTPEFRDQAHVRDTAIYQRASDHLEEFWAEAARELHWYKPWDRTLEWNAPWAKWFVGGELNVCYNCVDRHLATWRRNKAAIIWEGENGDERVLTYRDLYREVNQAAAALRSLGVQKGDRVALYMPMIPELPIAMLACARIGATHSVVFGGFSPESLRDRINDCEAKIVITSDAGYRRGGLVPLKDNVDEALTDAPSVQHVVVVRRVGESVREVNMEAPRDIWWNELTAQHEGAVVEPERVDAEHPLFILYTSGTTGKPKGVLHTSAGYLTGTMQTTKWVFDLKDEDVYWCTADIGWVTGHSYIVYGPLANGASAVMYEGTPDYPDRDRFWRIVEKYGVTILYTAPTAIRTFMRWGTEYVERHDLSSLRLLGTVGEPINPEAWIWYHEHIGGGRCPVVDTWWQTETGMILITPLPGTTTLKPGSATLPFPGIDADVVDEKGVGVGLGRGGYLVLKRPWPAMMRTIWGDPDRYVQTYWSRFPGMYLTGDGARRDEDGYFWLMGRVDDVLNVAGHRIGTMEVESALVSHPSVAEAAVIGISDEIKGQAIAAFVTPRMGTTANDILKDDLRQHVAEKIGPIARPDKLFFTPELPKTRSAKIMRRLLRDIAEGRVLGDTTTLADPTVMAQIKSQYEEREE
- a CDS encoding MiaB/RimO family radical SAM methylthiotransferase, with the protein product MRFHVWSIGCQMNTADARRASEELALYGGEPCDRVEDADAVVLYSCVVRQAAQVKVHNELERIRRIKTTRPGMRVGLAGCMVEDDVSALARQYPFIDRFISPKIDLPVRDQIVDFLDLDDRYRCDPSDAERFSGVSQAVTVSQGCNRRCTYCIIPFRRGAERSRRPQEIRREVEALVRRGTREVVLLGQIVDRYGRDIGTSLGQLCADLSDIDDLLRIRFLTSYPVDFNRELIDAVAALPKLCEDVNLPIQAGDDETLRRMARGYKVDFYERLVADMRAAIPNLGLSTDIIVGFCGETEQQFENTLALLRRVRFDVVHVAMYSPREGTASARLWEDDVPRAEKKRRLHEVERVQAEIATEINQTLVGTTQDVLVEGTRQGKWYGRTRSNKLLFFESVDVRAGSVVPVEVTSASSWSLQGRPVPARSS